A region of Psychrilyobacter piezotolerans DNA encodes the following proteins:
- a CDS encoding sulfite exporter TauE/SafE family protein, producing MMILYFGIGLLATIFGSLVGLGGGVVIKPVLDAIGTYDLTTIGILSSFTVFSMAVVSTGKQMKKGFKVEKNMLIITAGSILGGGIGNSLFGVFLKTLNNEGFATAIQGFILAGLLILVLFKENFPKYHLKNYPVLFLIGMTLGTIASFLGVGGGPINVMVLVLLMNMDIKKAAITSILIILLSQFAKLILIFAGGGFGRYDLSMLYVMIPGGILGGFIGAHFNHKLSHEIIHKIFNTAIIALVILNFYNVVSSLV from the coding sequence ATGATGATATTATACTTTGGTATTGGGCTGTTAGCAACAATTTTTGGATCATTGGTTGGATTAGGCGGGGGAGTGGTTATAAAGCCGGTTTTAGACGCTATAGGAACTTATGATCTTACTACTATTGGGATACTCTCCTCCTTTACGGTCTTCTCCATGGCTGTTGTATCTACAGGAAAACAAATGAAGAAAGGATTTAAAGTGGAAAAAAATATGCTGATAATAACAGCAGGATCAATATTAGGTGGTGGAATTGGGAATTCATTATTTGGTGTTTTTTTGAAAACTTTAAATAATGAAGGTTTTGCCACAGCGATTCAGGGATTTATCTTAGCGGGGCTGCTGATATTGGTTTTATTTAAAGAAAATTTTCCGAAATACCATCTAAAAAATTATCCGGTATTGTTTTTGATAGGAATGACCCTTGGAACTATAGCATCTTTTCTGGGGGTAGGAGGAGGACCTATAAATGTAATGGTGCTGGTTTTACTTATGAATATGGATATAAAAAAAGCTGCTATAACTTCAATATTGATAATTTTATTGTCTCAGTTTGCAAAATTAATTTTGATTTTTGCAGGAGGCGGGTTTGGCAGATATGATCTGTCTATGCTCTATGTGATGATTCCCGGCGGGATTTTAGGAGGATTTATAGGAGCTCATTTCAATCATAAATTGAGTCATGAAATAATTCATAAAATATTTAATACTGCTATAATAGCCCTGGTGATCTTAAATTTTTACAATGTGGTAAGCAGCTTAGTATAA
- the glgB gene encoding 1,4-alpha-glucan branching protein GlgB, with product MKYDEEKKKIEFDAHIFHEGNHFRSYSFLGAHINDDGVSFRVWAPNAKGLSVVGDFNNWDQNSHRMEKVNDFWILQIDGIKKGEKYKYVIETWSGEKLVKSDPYALYSELRPNTASIVWDLENYSWNDQEWKANKKSYEPYKNPMNIYEVHLGSWKKPQGRENFQTYRELAEELPKYVSEMGYTHVELMPVAEYPLDDSWGYQGTGYFSATSRHGIPEDFKYLIDELHRYGIGVILDWVPGHFCKDAHGLYRFDGTTTYEYSNPLLGENEQWGTCNFDLSKREIHSFLISNAIFWMKEYHIDGLRVDAVSNMLYLDFCKESSPELKNKDGGNQNLWAIDFMQKLNTEIFKEFPNALMIAEESTSWPNVTKGKKENGLGFNYKWNMGWMNDVLKYMELDPINRKFNHNLITFSIVYAFSENYVLPFSHDEVVHGKKSLIEKFPGYYVDKFASLRLLLGYMMAHPGKKLLFMGGEIGQFLEWRFYESIEWQLLELEKHRELQEFVKNLNFFYRKEKSFWEIDHSYEGFHWLEANNNDCGVVSFMRKSEERDDFIIAVYNFTPVHYSKHKMGVPRFVDYEEVLNSDISKYGGEGRVNLEILKPRWGGVDKELCHIEINIAPLSVIYLKPKF from the coding sequence ATGAAATATGATGAAGAAAAAAAAAAAATAGAGTTTGATGCTCACATTTTTCACGAAGGTAACCATTTTAGGTCATATTCTTTTTTAGGAGCACACATAAATGATGATGGAGTATCTTTTAGAGTTTGGGCTCCCAACGCCAAGGGGCTTTCTGTGGTAGGAGATTTTAATAATTGGGATCAAAATAGTCATAGGATGGAAAAAGTTAATGACTTTTGGATTCTTCAAATTGACGGGATAAAAAAAGGAGAAAAGTATAAATACGTTATTGAAACATGGAGTGGTGAAAAGCTTGTAAAATCAGACCCCTATGCATTATATTCAGAATTAAGACCAAATACAGCCTCAATAGTATGGGATTTAGAAAATTATTCTTGGAATGACCAGGAGTGGAAGGCAAATAAAAAATCCTATGAACCATATAAAAATCCAATGAATATATACGAAGTTCATTTGGGATCCTGGAAAAAACCCCAGGGAAGGGAAAATTTCCAGACCTATAGAGAATTAGCGGAAGAACTGCCTAAGTATGTCTCTGAAATGGGGTATACCCATGTGGAACTTATGCCTGTAGCGGAATACCCTTTGGATGATTCCTGGGGGTACCAGGGTACAGGATATTTTTCGGCAACCAGCAGACATGGAATACCTGAAGATTTTAAGTACCTAATAGACGAATTACATAGATATGGGATAGGAGTTATTTTAGACTGGGTGCCGGGACATTTTTGTAAAGATGCTCATGGTTTATACAGGTTTGACGGAACCACAACATATGAGTACAGCAATCCTCTACTGGGAGAAAATGAACAGTGGGGAACTTGTAACTTTGATCTATCCAAACGAGAGATCCACAGTTTTTTAATATCAAATGCTATATTCTGGATGAAGGAGTATCATATAGATGGTCTCAGGGTAGATGCGGTATCTAATATGCTGTATTTGGATTTTTGCAAGGAATCCAGCCCGGAGTTAAAAAATAAAGATGGCGGAAATCAGAATTTATGGGCAATTGATTTTATGCAAAAATTAAATACAGAGATATTTAAAGAATTTCCAAATGCACTTATGATAGCAGAAGAATCTACATCCTGGCCAAATGTAACTAAAGGAAAGAAAGAAAATGGATTAGGTTTTAACTACAAATGGAATATGGGATGGATGAATGATGTTTTAAAATATATGGAGTTAGATCCCATCAATAGAAAATTCAACCATAATTTAATTACATTCTCCATAGTTTATGCTTTTTCAGAAAATTATGTTCTGCCTTTTTCCCATGATGAAGTAGTTCATGGGAAAAAATCTCTTATAGAAAAATTTCCAGGTTACTATGTGGACAAATTTGCAAGTTTAAGACTCCTTTTGGGGTATATGATGGCCCACCCCGGGAAAAAACTTCTTTTTATGGGGGGAGAGATCGGTCAGTTTTTAGAATGGAGGTTTTATGAGTCTATAGAATGGCAGTTGTTGGAGCTTGAAAAACACAGAGAATTACAAGAATTTGTTAAAAATTTAAACTTTTTTTATAGGAAGGAAAAATCATTTTGGGAAATTGATCATTCATATGAAGGATTTCATTGGTTAGAAGCGAATAATAATGACTGTGGGGTAGTTTCTTTTATGAGAAAGAGTGAGGAGAGGGACGATTTTATAATAGCGGTATATAATTTTACCCCTGTTCATTATTCCAAACATAAGATGGGAGTGCCTAGATTTGTTGATTATGAAGAGGTATTAAACAGTGATATTTCTAAATATGGAGGAGAGGGTAGAGTGAATTTGGAAATATTGAAACCCAGATGGGGCGGTGTGGATAAAGAACTTTGCCATATAGAGATAAATATAGCTCCTCTTTCAGTAATTTACCTGAAACCCAAATTTTAA
- a CDS encoding glutamine synthetase III family protein, whose amino-acid sequence MKKIITETKSLPEIYGDYCFDKTTLRQRVPKSVFKEFLEVQNGRKELTLSIAEVVANAMKDWAIEKGATHYTHWFQPLNGLTAEKHDSFVSPIGDGQIIMEFSGKELIKGESDASSFPSGGLRSTFEARGYTAWDTTSPAFLKDDNTGITLYIPTAFVAYTGEALDKKVPLLRSMNAIEKQALRILRILGNNTSKHITTCLGAEQEYFLVEKNLFNKRLDLAHTGRTLFGAKPAKSQELRSHYYGTIEERVAAFMRELDFELWRLGIPSKTKHNEVAPNQFELAPIYSTTNVATDQNQLVMDTINKMASRHDLVALLHEKPFADVNGSGKHNNWSLATDDGINLFEPGKNPKENAQFLIFIAAVIKAVDKYAPLLRLSTASASNDNRLGGHEAPPAIISIFLGDELETIFKKTDEKLKTRNKLEIGVDSLPKLPMDITDRNRTSPFAFTGNKFEFRMPGSSQSTSTPNVMLNTIMADVLKEFADELEGMEDKTKGIQKLVSKTYKEHKRIIFSGNGYGEEWVKEAEKRGLPNLKSTTDALGAYTTPETIELFGRHGVLSEGELISRYNIYAENYYTQIVTESTVMIKMAVQDIYPASNRYALELAEIIKKSSKILGEEFTVTQEELLAYILKNNAELYKSSKKLEEKLEELNNLENITLRVNFTKDELLPLMKKLRTHGDNLEGVVEHKMWPFPTYEELLFKL is encoded by the coding sequence ATGAAAAAAATTATTACTGAAACTAAAAGTTTACCTGAAATTTATGGAGATTATTGCTTTGACAAAACTACCTTAAGGCAGCGTGTCCCAAAGAGTGTATTCAAAGAATTTTTAGAGGTGCAAAATGGTAGAAAGGAATTGACTCTTTCCATTGCTGAGGTAGTAGCCAATGCCATGAAAGATTGGGCCATTGAAAAAGGAGCTACTCATTATACCCATTGGTTCCAACCATTAAATGGACTGACTGCAGAAAAACACGATTCTTTTGTATCTCCTATCGGAGACGGACAGATCATAATGGAATTTTCGGGAAAGGAGTTAATTAAGGGAGAATCAGATGCATCTTCATTTCCAAGCGGCGGACTGAGATCTACCTTTGAAGCCCGTGGATACACTGCATGGGATACTACCTCTCCTGCGTTTTTAAAGGATGACAATACGGGGATCACACTATATATTCCAACTGCTTTTGTTGCCTATACAGGAGAGGCCTTGGATAAAAAAGTACCTCTGTTAAGATCTATGAATGCCATTGAAAAACAGGCTCTTAGAATCTTAAGGATTTTAGGAAATAATACTTCCAAGCATATTACTACATGCTTAGGAGCAGAGCAGGAATATTTTTTAGTTGAAAAAAATCTATTTAACAAAAGATTGGATCTGGCTCATACGGGAAGAACATTGTTTGGAGCAAAACCTGCTAAATCACAGGAGCTTAGAAGTCATTATTACGGAACTATAGAGGAAAGAGTAGCTGCCTTCATGAGGGAATTGGACTTCGAATTATGGAGACTGGGGATTCCTTCTAAGACTAAACATAACGAAGTAGCTCCCAACCAGTTTGAGCTTGCACCTATTTATAGCACTACAAATGTTGCTACCGACCAAAACCAGCTTGTGATGGATACTATAAATAAAATGGCCAGCAGACATGATTTAGTGGCATTATTACATGAAAAACCATTTGCAGATGTAAATGGTTCCGGTAAACACAATAACTGGTCTTTGGCTACCGATGATGGAATCAACCTATTTGAGCCAGGAAAAAATCCTAAAGAAAATGCACAGTTTTTAATTTTTATTGCCGCTGTTATAAAGGCCGTGGATAAATATGCGCCGCTCCTCAGACTTTCTACTGCAAGTGCATCCAATGACAACAGATTAGGAGGACATGAAGCTCCCCCGGCTATTATCTCAATCTTCTTAGGAGATGAATTAGAAACTATCTTCAAGAAGACCGATGAAAAATTAAAAACCAGAAATAAATTAGAAATTGGTGTAGATTCTTTACCTAAGCTGCCTATGGATATCACCGACAGAAACAGAACATCTCCATTTGCCTTTACTGGAAATAAATTTGAATTTAGAATGCCTGGATCCAGTCAAAGTACATCTACTCCCAACGTTATGTTAAATACAATCATGGCCGATGTGTTAAAAGAATTTGCCGATGAATTAGAGGGAATGGAAGATAAGACTAAGGGAATTCAAAAATTAGTATCTAAAACATATAAAGAACACAAAAGAATAATCTTCTCCGGAAATGGTTATGGGGAAGAGTGGGTGAAGGAAGCTGAGAAAAGGGGACTGCCTAATTTAAAATCTACAACAGATGCATTGGGAGCTTATACTACTCCTGAAACAATTGAGTTATTTGGAAGACACGGAGTATTATCCGAGGGAGAATTAATTTCCAGATACAATATCTATGCTGAAAATTATTATACTCAAATAGTGACAGAATCAACTGTGATGATTAAGATGGCTGTCCAAGATATCTATCCGGCATCAAACAGGTATGCTCTGGAGCTGGCTGAAATAATTAAAAAATCTTCTAAAATATTAGGAGAAGAATTTACAGTAACTCAGGAAGAACTTCTGGCTTATATTTTAAAAAATAATGCAGAGTTGTATAAATCTTCCAAAAAACTGGAAGAAAAATTAGAGGAGTTAAATAATTTAGAAAACATCACCTTGAGAGTTAATTTTACTAAAGATGAACTTTTACCTCTCATGAAAAAATTAAGAACTCATGGAGATAATTTAGAAGGTGTGGTAGAACATAAGATGTGGCCATTCCCGACTTATGAAGAGTTATTATTTAAATTATAA